The nucleotide window CCGTCGTCCTCCCACCCTACGAGGCCGTCGTCTCCGACAAGCAGGCCTTCGCGGTCATGAGCCGCGACTTCCAGATGGAGACCAACCCCGGCAACGCGCGCCCCCTCGCGCAGCGCCACGGCAACCGCGCCATCTTCATGAACGCCCCCGCCCTTCCGCTCGAGGACGGCGTGGGTGACACCGCCGCCGGCAAGGCCACGGTGGCGATGGACGAGCTGTACGACCTGCCCTTCAACCGCGTCCCCCACCCCATCTACAAGAGCGAGGGCATCCCCGCGTACGAGACGGTGAAGCACTCCATCGTCCTCATGCGCGGCTGCTTCGGCGGCTGCACCTTCTGCTCCATCACCGAGCACGAGGGCCGCGTCATCCAGAGTCGCTCCGCGGAGAGCGTCCTGCGCGAGGTGCGCGCCCTGCGCCGCATGGGTGACTTCCGCGGGACGATTACCGACCTCGGCGGCCCCACCGCCAACATGTACAAGCTCAAGTGCAAGAGCGAGGACATCGAGAAGCGCTGCCGCAAGCTGTCCTGTGTGCACCCGGGCGTGTGCGAGAACCTCCAGACGGACCACGGCCCGCTCATCAGCCTGATGAAGGACGTGCGCGAGGAGGACGGCGTCAAGCACGTCTTCATCGCCAGCGGAGTCCGGTACGATTTGGCCGAGCGCTCCCCCGAGTACGTCAAGGAGCTCGCCGCGCACCACGTGGGCGGACAGCTCTCCGTCGCGCCCGAGCATGTCTCGCCGCGCGTGCTGGAAAAGATGAAGAAGCCCGGCATCGAGAGCTTCGAGCGCTTCCAGCAGATGTTCGCCTGCGCCAGCGAGGAGGCCGGCAAGGAGCAGTACGACATCCCCTACTTCATCAGCGGACACCCGGGCTCCACCCTGGAGGACATGGTGGACCTGGCGCTGTGGCTGAAGAAGAACGGCAAGCGCCCCCGACAGGTGCAGGACTTCATCCCCACCCCCATGGCCATGGCGACGGCGATGTACTTCACCGGTATCGACCCGCTGAAGATGGAGCCCGTCTACACGGCCCAGGGACTGCGCGAGAAGCGCCTCCAGAAGGCGCTGCTCCTCTACTGGAACCCCGAGCACTGGCCCCTGGCCCGCGAGGCCCTGAAGCAGGCCGGCCGCGCGGACCTCATCGGCCGTGGCCCGCACGCGCTCGTTCCTCCGGAGACTCCCGCCGAGGCCGCTCGACGTCAGCGCACCGAGGAACGGGATGGACGCGAGCTGGACGACGCGCCGCGTGAGTCCCAGGCCCCCGCGCCCCGCGGTCCGCGTCGTCCCGGTGGTTCGCGTCCCCAGGGCTCCCGGGCCCGCTGAGCGCGGAGCGGCCATACAGCCGACCGTTTGAATAAATGGCGGTGGCGTTCGTCGGGGGGCGACATGCTCCCCTTGATTGCCCTGATGCTGTTGAGCGCAGCACCGCCGACGCCGACCCAGGTCACGCCCGAGCCCAAGCCGCCTCCGGAACAGCCCAGGCCCCAGTGCATCACCGCCCAGGGGCGCGAGCTGTGCGGCTTCCAGTGCAGGACCAGCGGCTCCAAGGCGGGCTGCGCCCAGACCCCCTACGGGACGTGTCAGGTCATCCGCGACGAGGTCCACTGTTGGGACCCGCCCCGGGTGGCCATCCAGCATCCGCCCCGCACGCCAGTGCGCCCCGAGTGCAAGGCGGTGCGCGGCAAGGTCGACTGCGGCTTCAACTGCCGCATCTTCAATGGCGAGGTGGCGTGCAACTCCACGCCCTACGGAATCTGCGACACGCACTTCGGCAAGCTGGTCTGCTGGGACCCGCCTGACAGCGTCATCCACGAGTACGCGCAGGCCATGCCCGGGGCCCGCTGCCTCAACGCCTCCGAGGCGATTGCGTGCGGCTTCGACTGCAAGGCCAGCCGCACGGAGGTGCGCTGCACCAACACGCCCCGCGGCGTCTGCACGATGAACGACCAGCGGCTCACCTGCTTCGACCCGCCCTCCCTCCTGCACTGCGACCACAGCAACCCGCCGCCACCGCCCAACTGACGGGTCCATCCCGAGCGACGTGCTCGCCTCCTCGCTCGTGCGGCCACGAATCCCTGGGGCTCCACGCAGTCTCACGACGCGAGACAAAACCGTGCGCACGCGCGCGCAGCTTGCGCGCCTCGGTTGTGGCACCATTGACGTCGCATCCCTTCCAGCGATGCGTGTCGTCTCGCCATGCGCTTCCCACTTCTGTCTTCGTCGCGCCGACTCGCGAGCATCGCGTTCATGGGGCTGTGCCTCATGCTCGGCTGCACGCGCGCGCCGCCGCCGCCGCTCGGGCACGAGGCCTACGTGTGGCAACGAGACTGGAGCCCGACGCTCGTCGAGTCCCTCACGCGGATGCCCTCGGAGTTGGGCGCGCTGCGCGTGCTCGCGAGGGAGCGCTCCGGCGGCACCCGCACCCCCGTCTCCATCTCGGTGGATGTCGCGGCCCT belongs to Myxococcus fulvus and includes:
- a CDS encoding YgiQ family radical SAM protein translates to MAQTTRYAHPFLPITRADMQARGWEQCDIIIVTGDAYVDHPAFGPVLIARFLEGRGFKVGLIPQPDWHSAEPFKALGPPRMFFGVAAGNLDSMLNRLTAQKKNRSADQYSPGGRTNCRPDRATIVYAQRCREAYPDVPIVLGGIEASLRRIAHFDYWSEKVRRSILFDAKADLLVFGMGERPIMEVADRMRSGERIQDIRDVRGTAYLINDEEMRAHEADPARRAADRKTVVLPPYEAVVSDKQAFAVMSRDFQMETNPGNARPLAQRHGNRAIFMNAPALPLEDGVGDTAAGKATVAMDELYDLPFNRVPHPIYKSEGIPAYETVKHSIVLMRGCFGGCTFCSITEHEGRVIQSRSAESVLREVRALRRMGDFRGTITDLGGPTANMYKLKCKSEDIEKRCRKLSCVHPGVCENLQTDHGPLISLMKDVREEDGVKHVFIASGVRYDLAERSPEYVKELAAHHVGGQLSVAPEHVSPRVLEKMKKPGIESFERFQQMFACASEEAGKEQYDIPYFISGHPGSTLEDMVDLALWLKKNGKRPRQVQDFIPTPMAMATAMYFTGIDPLKMEPVYTAQGLREKRLQKALLLYWNPEHWPLAREALKQAGRADLIGRGPHALVPPETPAEAARRQRTEERDGRELDDAPRESQAPAPRGPRRPGGSRPQGSRAR